In Gimesia chilikensis, the genomic window GCGATGAACCGGAGTCATTTCCTGATTCTCGATGCACAAAAGTGTGGTTACCATGCGGCCTAAAGACTCGTGTTGCTACACTCCCATTTCCATACGGGTCAGTAATAACTCCTCCAGTATTTGTGCGCATATATTGCGGGCGATGAAATGAAGGAATGATTACCAAGTCCACATCTGTTTTATCAGAAGCCCAGTTGGGACCGGGAACATAACCTTTGTAGGCAAGGAAAATTGAGTTTATATCTGGTGAAGTGTAATCCACATCGGGAGTTGGTAGCGTTCCAATAAAGTTATTCGCATTGGAAACCCCACCTTGTGCAGCGGGCGAAACATTTGTGCCAACCATATTTCGGCTTGCAGCTGTGCCTTCTCCTACACCATTTAAATCCGTATCAACGTCAGGTCCTCCAGTAGAAAGTACCACTTGGATCCCTTGGCCATTGTAGGGATATTCATCATTACCAAGCATATTGTAAATCAATGAATTGCGTGGCCTGCTACCTCCCCAAAGTGCGCTATTAGTTCGATAAACATCGGGGCCTTTGATGAGTTGTTCAAGTCCCCAGTCGAATAGAACATCAGCCTGCAGGCCGGGATCAGCTTCGTTGATGGCAGCTTCGGCAAAGTTTTCCGCACTGGTCTGCTCCTGAGCTGAGAAGGTGTAGAACACCACGGCCATCAGAGCGAGAATCGCAAGCAGCGCGATGACTACCAGCAGCGTCGATCCACGTCGTTGTGCAGTAACTGCGACAATTCCTCGATAATTGCTGCCTGTCTGTTTCATTTTCAGGGACTTCATTTCCATACCTCCCGAAGTGTCAGTGACCGTGACCCGGACCGGCACTGGGAAAACATTGTGGTTACTTTGTAACTATGATCAGTCCGCCAGCAGATTTCGCAGCGGATGAACAATGGTCATTTGACGTAATTTTTGTGATGTTTCATCGATGTATCGAATTGTGATTTGAACCGCCTTGAGTGGCTTGGGATTACCTGCTCCGTCAACTGGGCGGAACGGAGGACTCTCCTGTCCCGTTGCGTGGTCATTATCTCCATCAGCATTGTCCAGGTCATACTCAATGTGCCAGGTATCATACATGTTGGTCTGGTAAGCAGAAACTGGATTGTTATTCTGGTACGCTGGCGTAGCACTTGTTTGATAGTCTGACGCCACTGAACTGCCGATATCAACAAACCTGCCTGCAGCATCATCAAAAAGCTTGATGTCAAACGAGACAACATTAGAGAGCACCAGATCTTCAGAACGTCGGCTACCAGACTGGTACTGACTGACAACATTGGTATAACGATTAAATACCAGTGAAGAGCTGGATGGATTCATTGGATTTGATCCACCTGCGGTTGAAGGCGCCTGGGGGTAGAGAAAATCAGGATCCGATGTTTCCTGATGCGTGAAACGCCCGATAAACTGCCCAGCCCCATCGGCATCATCCACGAATTCGCGCGGCAATCCAGTAGCATGGTTAAAGCCAAAACGGTATCTGGTGCGCCCCAGTGAAAAAGTTGGCTTTTCAAGAGTCGTATTATCAAGTGAACTGATGTCATGAAAGTTCGCGTAAGCAGTTGGGGTTCCAGATCGGTATACGGAAAAATCAAAGTCGTTCCAGAAGTTACCGGAATAGAGAGAATTAGCAGGATCAAAAAACTCCTGGCCACCCGCAGTCTGAGGCTGCGAGGAGTTGGTTGTTTCCAGATCCAGTGGTTTACGAATCAACATGGTGCGTCTGTAAAGATTTCCTCCACGCATAAAGTAACATACTTCGGCGTAAGGTGAGATGGATGTGCCATCGGGACTGATTTTTGCATCATCGGTTTCTGGCTGATTGGGATGCGTAAGCATATTCCCCCCCAGCTCTGTTGCTTTACCGTAATAAGGAGTTGTATCCAAGAGTTTAGAGGTAATATTAGCGTTAACCGTGAATTGGATCAGATCGTCTGTGTCGTTGTTAGGATCATTTTCTGAAATGAGCAGATACCCCTGACGGTCCCTGTAATCGCTGAGTTTGGTTGCAAAAGGTTTTTCAGTCGGATCAAAGGGAATCAGGTTCTGAAACGTGCGTTTGTTGAGGTCAGCCTGGATCAGAGTCGTCAACATACGGGCGCGCTGATCGTTTTCTGAAATGCCGCGTTGCGCTGTGATCGAACTGGAGGCAATCTGAAAAATCTCAGCAAACAAAACCATCATCATGAGAACAAGCGCTACAGAAACGATCATTTCGACGAGCGTAAAGCCACCGCGAACCTGCCGTTGGCGATGTTGCCCTGAAGGCCGGCTGTGACTTTTCAGATTGTCTGAGGATGATTTCTTACTCATAGTTCGTTCTCAGGGCCAGAATAGTTGGCTTTTAACATTTCAATGTTAAGCGATGGTACTAATTACTCGGGTCAAGTTTGTTTCCGAGGGCATAAACTTGAATCACATCAGGACGCACCATGACACCACCGGCAGTCGTAGCATCTCCGGCAGAGTTACGGATATCCTGTATAACAGGTTGGTCCAAAGTCACGAGAGCTGCCGTCCCGGCAGAATTTTCAACAAACTTCTGGATGCGATACCAACGGGCATTTTTCACATCAAAGATATACCCCCCCTTTTTGAGAGGTGGCTTCACTTCTTCCGGTGACAGGCTCAAAGGAGCGCTGGTAACATTGGTGTTGTAATGCAACGTAAATTCATAATTGGGTATATCATCAGACCCTTTCCAGCCCAGTTCGCTTGGATCGTCAGTGTTGCCATCTCGGTTGTCATCTCTTCCAGCCACACCAGGTGCTCCATCCGCACCGTTCGAATAAGTCACAAAGTCACTGACATTGTGGATGACTTCGCTGGCGGGAGAGAAATCGCGTTTGAAGAAGACCACAACATCTACTGCAGCAACACGAGTCGGTTGGTGACGCACTGACAGTAGGCAGGTATAACGCTGCTCCTGGATTTCGACGCGGACTTTGGAAACGAGCCCATTTCCACTGCCATCGACATAGCGTAAATTCGTAGGCAAATCAGTAAATCCCTGAAATCTACGGTTTGCGATTTCAGTTGGTGAAACGGAAGCCAGGGGACGGATTTGAGCCTCATTGCCAGACTCATCGAAAATAACCAGACGTGACCAGATGCCCTGTGGAATACCTGCAACAGCATTGTCATTGATTGTCTGCATTAGTTCTGCAGAAATATCAGCGGGATCAAAAGTGACCGTGTCCAGTGTATTCGAAACAGGAATGCCTTCGTATTGAAGTTCCCAGGAATCTTGCTGCGCAAAAAAGTTCGGCCCTGTTCCTAATGCGGCGAAGCCAGCATCGAAACGCAGTACATTGCCGTAGGGGTTACCTTGTCCATCATTTCCAAAGCGTCCTTTGTATGCCGGATCATCGGCCAGCAGAGATCCAATCGGGTCTACAACATATTTTCGATTTGTATAACGATGCTCGTTACGATTTCCATCATTATCCGGGTCATGCAGTAACCTTCCCGGAAAAGCATCGAGCATGGCTTCAGCGTTGTAGCGTAAGATTGTGGCGTTGGTTAGTTGCGTGGCCTGTACACTACGCTGAACCGAGATTGGAAACAAAGTTGCCAGCGGAATCACCCCCAACCCCATAATCATGACTGACATGAGAACTTCCATTAGTGTCGCACCACCGCGGTGTGATGATGCGCATTTCCTGGTTACACAATTTAGCTTATTCATTTGGCTGCTTCCCCGGTTTCCGCATATCTAAAGACATCTGGGGGCAAATTTGTTCTTGCGTCAAAATACATGGGATATGCGCTAACACTCCCCGTTCGAGTAAAGATCGTAAGTAACGAAGGAGTAGAATTTAACTGGACTTCCCACTGAACCGATCCATCTGTGGCAAAGGTCTTACTCACATCGCGCGAATTATTTGGATTCGTATTGAGGAACACTGATGCAGAGCCACCGCTTGTTCCGGGAGCCTTACAGACATAAACTCTGTCATACGGCATATACTGATACGAACCGCGTGCGGGTAACTGCACTTTCATTCCTTCAGCGTAATCCGTATTTCTCAGCCAGGATGACTGTATATTTTCAAGAGTATCAATCACAAAGTGAATCTTTCCACTACCAGCTTCGCTACCCAAGATAGAGCCGCGAGGGGAAAAAATCAGGTCCAACTGACTGGAGTAGAGTCGAAAATCGTCACTACCAGGCCAGAGGAGTTCGCCTGCATCGTCAGCCCCCCCTGAACCATTGTCATCGACACCAGCTACACCAGGACTACCGTCTGGTCCAACAGAGACATGATTTGCATCGATCGGAGGCCTCCAACTGAGTGGGAGGAATGAACGATCTAAATCTATGCCTGTATTATTTGGCAACAAGGTCGGTTCCTCGCCCGACAGAACAGCTGGTGGCAGTTCCAGTTGATAATTGGTCGGCCCGCTACCAGGAGTGAATGCAATTACTTCATCCGGTTCAGAGGTTCCAGGATCACGATAAGCGGTGGTCAGTCGGAGGAGTTCAGTTCCACCAGATACTCCGGAACCGTTATAATCTATGACATACCAAGTACCGCTATCATTTCCAGGGATTTTGATACGCGTATTTGCTTTAATCAGACCACGGGCGGCGAGTGCGGCCCAGTCAGTACCATCACCACGTACGTAGTAAACTTCTGGTGAATCAGCAACTCCATTCGAATCAGAATCGGTCCGTTCCATACGGATCACTCCCTGCTCCCAATAGGGGCTGGGTGCAATATAGACCATACTGGTAACCGCGCTTGGATTATCAGGGTCCAGGAAGAAACGTACGCCTCGCGGTGCCTTCGCATAAATGGCCCGATCACGAGCCCCGGCCAGATAAGATTGAACCTGTCGCGAAGCGCTACGAGTCAAATCAGTTGAGAGCGCGAAATTGATGGAGGTGATCGTCATCACCACCAGAATACCCAGAATGGAAATCACAACCAGCAGTTCGACCAAGGTAAAGGCACCTCGATGCCCGCGCCCCTGCCGTGTCAGATTATCTCTATGCATAGTGTGCATCGACATTACCTTCCTCCGGCACGTTGATTGTGATTGGAAATATTATCATAAATACCTTCTACAACAGGGAGCGAAGTGGGTTGCGCCAGAATCCCGTTATTGGGGACATCTGAAGGCTCGTGTATACCCAAAATCCCATCTTCGCCAGCAGAGACAACCAATGGCATTGAGAACGTACTCATCACGGCGTACTCACAGGGCATGGCTAAAGTTGAGTCATAAAAGTAATTGGCAGAATTATTGAATATGCCAGTCATCAGCCCCCCCGTACGGGTATTTTCCGTTGCAATCCGCCCCA contains:
- a CDS encoding type II secretion system protein, whose translation is MSKKSSSDNLKSHSRPSGQHRQRQVRGGFTLVEMIVSVALVLMMMVLFAEIFQIASSSITAQRGISENDQRARMLTTLIQADLNKRTFQNLIPFDPTEKPFATKLSDYRDRQGYLLISENDPNNDTDDLIQFTVNANITSKLLDTTPYYGKATELGGNMLTHPNQPETDDAKISPDGTSISPYAEVCYFMRGGNLYRRTMLIRKPLDLETTNSSQPQTAGGQEFFDPANSLYSGNFWNDFDFSVYRSGTPTAYANFHDISSLDNTTLEKPTFSLGRTRYRFGFNHATGLPREFVDDADGAGQFIGRFTHQETSDPDFLYPQAPSTAGGSNPMNPSSSSLVFNRYTNVVSQYQSGSRRSEDLVLSNVVSFDIKLFDDAAGRFVDIGSSVASDYQTSATPAYQNNNPVSAYQTNMYDTWHIEYDLDNADGDNDHATGQESPPFRPVDGAGNPKPLKAVQITIRYIDETSQKLRQMTIVHPLRNLLAD
- a CDS encoding pilus assembly FimT family protein; this translates as MSMHTMHRDNLTRQGRGHRGAFTLVELLVVISILGILVVMTITSINFALSTDLTRSASRQVQSYLAGARDRAIYAKAPRGVRFFLDPDNPSAVTSMVYIAPSPYWEQGVIRMERTDSDSNGVADSPEVYYVRGDGTDWAALAARGLIKANTRIKIPGNDSGTWYVIDYNGSGVSGGTELLRLTTAYRDPGTSEPDEVIAFTPGSGPTNYQLELPPAVLSGEEPTLLPNNTGIDLDRSFLPLSWRPPIDANHVSVGPDGSPGVAGVDDNGSGGADDAGELLWPGSDDFRLYSSQLDLIFSPRGSILGSEAGSGKIHFVIDTLENIQSSWLRNTDYAEGMKVQLPARGSYQYMPYDRVYVCKAPGTSGGSASVFLNTNPNNSRDVSKTFATDGSVQWEVQLNSTPSLLTIFTRTGSVSAYPMYFDARTNLPPDVFRYAETGEAAK